From one Triticum aestivum cultivar Chinese Spring chromosome 4B, IWGSC CS RefSeq v2.1, whole genome shotgun sequence genomic stretch:
- the LOC100415867 gene encoding uncharacterized protein, whose amino-acid sequence MELLSYAAMCLSLAFLLHSYAAATAPIGMLERETKQQIIASIPPHGQENPVLFLTSPSGKYAAHFMRSDTAPGAAGLGADFCYVEILETTEPGAEGRSVWESECLAVSTINTCALVFSWKGLEVFDGSNSVWHTHDTESDDNNFLKTLQLVDEGDMRILDKGGELAWKASDEPRAAQHCGMPGSPGLVSAMPPFAEPAGHGSSNLPFGQEPEGNGNAGVAQPVLPLPEAAGSGGVAGQGQAVEDVGQTIGFGSQPLVDNSPYDSGAQKHGWSLLGIGVALGVSSATVMALGI is encoded by the coding sequence ATGGAACTCCTCTCCTACGCTGCCATGTGCCTCTCGCTGGCGTTTCTTCTCCATTCCTACGCCGCGGCGACGGCGCCAATCGGCATGCTTGAGCGGGAGACCAAGCAGCAAATCATAGCGAGCATCCCGCCGCACGGGCAGGAGAACCCCGTGCTATTCCTAACGTCGCCGTCCGGCAAGTACGCGGCGCACTTCATGCGCAGCGATACCGCGCCGGGCGCGGCCGGCCTCGGAGCCGACTTCTGCTACGTGGAGATCCTCGAGACCACCGAGCCGGGCGCGGAGGGGCGGAGCGTGTGGGAGTCGGAGTGCTTGGCGGTGAGCACCATCAACACGTGCGCGCTCGTGTTCTCGTGGAAAGGGCTGGAGGTGTTCGACGGGAGCAACTCTGTGTGGCACACGCACGACACGGAGTCGGACGACAACAACTTCCTCAAGACCCTGCAGCTGGTTGACGAGGGTGACATGCGCATCCTCGACAAGGGCGGCGAGCTCGCGTGGAAGGCCAGCGACGAGCCACGCGCGGCGCAACACTGCGGGATGCCCGGCTCGCCCGGCCTGGTCTCGGCAATGCCGCCCTTCGCGGAGCCGGCTGGGCACGGAAGCAGCAACCTGCCATTTGGACAGGAACCAGAAGGTAATGGCAATGCCGGTGTAGCACAGCCCGTGCTGCCGCTGCCGGAAGCGGCAGGGTCCGGTGGTGTCGCTGGGCAGGGGCAGGCCGTGGAGGACGTGGGGCAGACGATTGGGTTTGGCAGCCAGCCATTGGTGGACAACAGCCCATACGACAGTGGTGCACAGAAGCATGGATGGAGCTTGCTAGGAATCGGAGTTGCACTGGGTGTCAGCTCTGCCACTGTCATGGCCCTCGGTATCTGA
- the LOC123095003 gene encoding uncharacterized protein, producing the protein MELVSCIAMCLSLAFLLPSPVAATAPTGMVERETKQHILASIPPHWEENPVLFLTSPSGKYAAYFMRSQTAPGAGGLGADFCYVEILDTTEPGAEGRSVWESECLAVSTVNTCALVFSWEGLEVFDGSNSVWHTHDTESVDNNFIKTLQLVDEGDMRILDKGGELAWKASDEPRAAQHCGMPGSPGLAPAMPPFADPIGKGSSNLPFGQDEGGNGNSYGSVGGVAQPELPLAPGGVGGQGQAVESVGETMGLGSQPLVDNSPYDSGAPGRPWAGVANLGLSVAIAIAMGLGL; encoded by the coding sequence ATGGAGCTCGTCTCATGCATTGCCATGTGCCTCTCGCTCGCCTTTCTCCTCCCTTCCCCCGTCGCAGCGACGGCGCCAACCGGCATGGTAGAGCGGGAAACCAAGCAGCACATTCTGGCCAGCATCCCGCCGCACTGGGAGGAGAACCCCGTGTTGTTTCTCACATCGCCGTCCGGCAAGTACGCGGCCTACTTCATGCGCAGCCAGACCGCGCCGGGTGCGGGCGGCCTCGGGGCCGACTTCTGCTACGTGGAGATCCTCGACACCACCGAGCCGGGCGCGGAGGGGCGGAGCGTGTGGGAATCGGAGTGCTTGGCGGTGAGCACCGTGAACACGTGCGCGCTCGTGTTCTCGTGGGAAGGACTGGAGGTGTTCGACGGGAGCAACTCTGTGTGGCACACGCACGACACGGAGTCGGTCGACAACAACTTCATCAAGACCCTGCAGCTGGTGGACGAGGGTGACATGCGCATCCTCGACAAGGGCGGCGAGCTGGCGTGGAAGGCCAGCGACGAGCCGCGCGCCGCGCAACACTGCGGCATGCCCGGCTCGCCTGGCTTGGCCCCGGCAATGCCGCCGTTCGCTGATCCAATCGGAAAGGGGAGCAGCAACCTTCCATTTGGGCAAGATGAAGGGGGCAACGGCAACAGCTACGGTTCCGTCGGAGGAGTTGCACAACCCGAGCTGCCGTTGGCGCCGGGTGGCGTCGGTGGGCAGGGGCAAGCTGTGGAGAGCGTGGGGGAGACTATGGGCCTCGGTAGCCAGCCACTGGTGGACAATAGCCCATACGACAGCGGTGCACCGGGGCGTCCATGGGCTGGAGTTGCTAATTTGGGTCTCAGCGTTGCAATTGCCATTGCCATGGGCCTGGGTCTCTGA